The Mycolicibacterium fluoranthenivorans genomic interval GATCCGCCGGCGGCCCTCGCCACCCTCGACTCGGCGATCGAGATCGCGCGCAGCGTCTCCCGGCCGCTGACAGGGATCCTGCTCGGTGCGTCGGCTTCGGTCTGCATGACATCCGATGACCCGGGCGAGGCCCACGAGCGCATGGAGAAGGCTCTGCGGCTGCTCGACGATGCTGACGGCCTGCGCGTGGAACGCGCCGAGTTACATCTCACCGCCGCGGGTCTGCTGCACGAACAGGCCCAGGAGAACCCGGGCCTGATCGCGCAGGCCGTGCCGCATTACCACGCGGCTCTGCAACTGGTACGGCGCGAGGACGCACCGTTGCTGTGGGCGTCGGCACATGCCAATCTCGCGACCGCCTACCTCACCATGCCGATGGTCGAGGCTTCCAGCCGGCTGCGACTCGGTGTGGCATCGCAGTCGCTGCGATCAGCGCTGACGGTGTACACCCGCGAGGAGTATCCGGAGCAGTGGGCGAGTGTCCAACTCAACCTTGCCAATTCGTTGGTCTACTCACCGTCGAAGCATCAGGCCGACAACCTCGTCGAGGCGGTGGAGCTCTACGAGGCGGTCCTCGAGGCCAGGGACCGCCATACCGACCCACTCGGCAGGGCGCGGGTACTGGCCAACCAGGGCAATGTGCTCGCTCATCTCGGTGCGTTCACGGAGGCCAAAGCCAAGTTGTACGAGGCGCGGTCGCTGTTCGAGGAGTTGGGTGACGGGGAATCGGTGCGTGCGGTGCGCGGTGTCCTCGACGAGGTGGCCCGCCAGATCACGCTGAATCGAACCGAGGTACCGCCCAGATGACCACCGTGGCCGAACACTCCACTGCAGGCGGTGTCGACGAGCCGGAATTCGAGAAGCTCGCCAAGCGGGTGGACGATGCGATGCGCGCGCTGGCGGGGCTGGACCCGATGTCGCGGGCCATCGCCGAGGAGGTCAAGGCGTCCGTCGAGGCGATTCACCGGGCCGGACTGGTCAGCATCGTACGCAGGCTCAAGGCCGACGAGGCGACTCGTGCGGCATTGTTCGAGCTGGTCGACGACCCGGTGGTGCACCTGCTGCTGTCGATTCATGAGATTGTCCGGCCCGATCCGATGACGCTGGCCAATCGTGTGCTGGCGCAGGTGCGGCCGCAGTTGCAAAGTCATGGCGGCGATGTCGCCTTGGTGCGCGTCGAGGACGGCACCGCGTTCGTCCGGCTCGAGGGCGCGTGCAATGGCTGCTCGATGTCGTCGGTGACGCTACGCACCCTGGTCGAGGGTGCGCTCACCGAAGGCGTCCCCGGCGTGCACCTGGTCGAAGTGCTGCCTAACGAACCGTCGCCGACCCTGATATCGGTGGAGTCGTTGACCATCGGGCTGAATCCGGCCAACGAAGGTTGGGTGCGGGTAGGCCCAGTCGCCGATGTGCCCGACGGGAACATCACCGCGACAAGCCTGACGGCTGACTCCGGCGCCTACGCGGAGGTCGTGCTCGTCAACGTCGGAAACAGAATCACGGCGTACCGAAATGAATGTGCCCATGAGGCACTGCCTTTGGATAATGCGGTGCTTGATGTCAGCAACGGGACACTCACCTGTCCCTGGCACGGTTTCTGTTACGACGCGACATCGGGTGAGTGCCTGACCGCACCGGGTGCCCAGTTGGAGCAGCTGCCGCTACGGGTCGACGACGCCGACGTCTGGGTCCGAGTCGGGCGGGGATGAGCTGACAACATGAGCCGCTACACCGTCCGCATGAATGTCAGCGGACGACCCGACCGGCGCGATATTGCCCCCGAGGTTGATCTGCGTGGCGGCTGGTCGCCAGAGGTGTGGCTGGGCGCGCCCGCCCCCGGTGGCCTGGCGCTGCCGCCGGCGGCCCCGACGATGGCCTGGATGTATTCGCCTCGGGGAGTTTTCCTCGGCGAGAACCTGGTCGTGGTAGCAGATTCCGGCAACCATCGGGTGCTGATCTGGCACGGCATACCCAGCGATGATGAGCAACCTGCCGATGTGGTGCTCGGTCAGCCCGACGGTACGACCGAGGGCCGGGCGGCCAACGGACGTGGCCCCGAACGCGGGATGAATCTGCCGACCGGGGTGCTGGTGCACCAGGGGCGATTGATCGTCGCGGACGCCTGGCACCACCGCATCCTGGTGTGGGATGAGGTTCCCATGCTCAGCGATACGCCCCCGGATCACGTTCTCGGGCAGCCTGATTCGTCCAGTGTTGCCCCGAATCGTGCCGGTGAGTGTTCGGCGTCGACGTTCTACTGGCCGTTCGGCATCGCCGTCGTCGGTACCCGCTTCTGGGTTGCGGATACCGGTAACCGGCGGGTGCTCGGCTGGCATGGGGGCATCCCCGATCCTGGATGTCCGGCCGATATCGTGCTCGGGCAGCCTGACGGCACCCAGCGCGAGGAGAACCGCGGTGGCGCGGCGGGCCCGGCCAGTTTCCGCTGGCCGCACGACATCGCCGGCGACGGTGACCAGCTGCTGGTCGCTGATGCCGGCGACCATCGGATACTCGGCTGGTCCCCACACCCCGAGGCCGATCGCCCGGCGGATATCGTCGTCGGCCAGCCGGACTTCAGCAGCGTGACCGAATGGCCGTACGGACCGCACACCGGCGACCGGTTCCGCTTTCCCTACGCGATCGGTCTGGACGGCCGGCGCCTGGCGATCGCCGACACCGCGAACAATCGGATTCTGTTGTGGGATGGTGTGCCCGCGGACGGCCGTGCAGCGGATCATGTTCTGGCGCAGCCGGATTTCGCGTCCAACGGAGAGAACCGGTGGACGTCGGTGAAGCCGGACACCCTGTGCTGGCCGTACGGGATCTCGTTGCGGGGCGATCGGTTGGCGGTCGCGGACTCCGGTAACAATCGCGTGATGATCTGGCGTCGCTCGTGAGGCCCCGGATCGTCCAGGACGAAGGTCAGTTGGGCTTCTTCTGGGTGACGGCGCGCGGCGCGCCGACATCGCTACCAGCCCTGGTCGCCGCCGATGACGAGCCGGACCGGCTGGTTGCCACGCACCTCGAGGCGATCGACGACGCGCTGATCATCGCCGCCGGGCGGTTCGGTGAGATACTCGGCGGCGGGCGGCGCCCGACCCGCGACGAACGCGATGACCTGCGTAGCCTGCACCGCGCCCTCGATCGGCTCTGCCACGAGTATGCGACCGCACTGCAGGCGACTGTGCGCACCGCCGATCTTCGGGCGGGCAAGATCATCGGCACCGCGGCGCTGTTCTCCATCCTGGCCCGCGAGCCGCTCGGATTGCTCGGGCCCGCACCGTTCGACGGCGAGCTCGACGATCCGGCGGTCGGTGTCGTCGGCGGGTTCGGTGAGCTGGTGCAGGTCGACCCGGACCGGCCGTGGCTGGGAGCTCGTTGGGTTGTGAGAACTGAAGCAGGACAACGCTATCCGTTGACACTATCGATGCTTCTGTTCGACAGCTCGGGGGTGAACAAGGAAGCGTCGCGCAAGGAACACCTGGAAGCGCTGCGGACCGTGGTCGGCGCGGCCACGACCGCCGGTGCCGACCCGATGGCAGTCACTTGTGCGCTGGACTGGCTGCTGTACGACTGGCTGATGGCGCACCGGGACGGCCCGGACAGTGCCGAGATCGTGTTCCCCAAGGGCTACGAGCCGGATGCGGTCCTCATCGTCGCGGCGGCGGCGGCCTCCGCCGCGGCCAGGGCGACATTCGATCCCGGGTTGCTCGGCCTCTAGGTTGCGGTGATTCAGCCCCTGCGCCCGGGACTCGCCCGGGTGACCACGCAGGTCTCCGCAGCTCGGCCGTAGGACGATGAAGAAGGGTGTTGCGCGGCAGTAGAAGTCAGGCGCACGACCGCTGGTCGTGTACCCCGGGCGGTCCCCGAGCCGCCAGGGGGTGTATCCCGACGCGTGCTCCATCGTGATGGCCGCCTCCCGCGATGGCCTCGGAGCAGTCAGTGCTTGCCCTTCCATGCACGCTGCTGAGCAGACTATTTGTATGTTAATCTAATTTTTGTGCTGGCATCTAGCGTTGATGCCATTCATCCTTGAGTCGTTGCGAAGGAACGCGTTGTCTAGATACATTCCGCCGCCATTTGGTGGCAGCTGGCAGGATTGGGCTGCGTGGGGGTCAGAGCTCTCGGTGGCAAAGGGCCTGAATCTGAAGTGCACCCACGTCGAGGCCGGCCGCGCCACGTTCGTCTTGGATGGTGACGATTGGTTCATCAATTTCAATGGTGCGGTCAACGGCGGCATCGTCATCGCCTGCGCCGATTATACTTTCGGCCTAGTGGCGACGACATTGTTGGACCCGCAGACTGTTCCGGCTACGGCCACATTCACCAGCGACTTCCTTCGCCCTGCCATACCGCCGATAACCTTCCACGCGTCGGTAGATCGGATCGGACGCACCATGGCCTTCATCTCAGTTCGGGTGACCGACCGCAACGGCAAGACATGCAACGAGGTCCGAGGGACGATGATCGTCGACGGTTCATCGAGGACCGCGGCGGTCCCAGGCATGGTTTCTTCGATCGAAGTGGAGTAGTGCTTCGTGCGGTATCGGCCTTGAGGCGCTTTCGGCGTTTCCTGCGCATGTGCCTACAATCGATGGCAATCGTGCGGTGAGAGAGTGATGATCATGCCATTTGGGTTGTCTGCGGTTGGCGCATGGTGTGTCTGCCGAGCCTTTGACCGACCGCTGTGCCGAGGGGGTCGCATTGACAGGTGAGACGAGATCGGCTGTGGCGAAGGACAAGCCAGCGACAGGCTTGCGTGAGCGCAGTAAGCAGCTCCGCATCGATCGCATCGTTGACGCGGCGCTGGAGATCCTCCGCGAGAACCCTGACGAGAATCTGACATTGGATCGCGTGGCGGCTCGGGCAGAAGTCGCCCCCATGACCGTGTTCAATCTCATCGGGAACCGCGATCAGCTGTGGAACGCGATGACTGATCGGGCGTTGAAGAGTCTCGAGCCGTCCTCGGTGGCGATCACGGATCCGCGGGAGCGGGCGTACGCGATCGTCGAGGAGGTGGTACGTGTTCTACGGTCGGACCCTGACGTCTTCCGCCAGTTGTTGGCCGGCTGGAGTCAGAGCGGCCGCGTCCTGCAGCACGATCCCACCGCTGCGCTGATCGACTGTCTACATCAAGCCCTCAGGGAGGGAACGGCAAAGCCGGGTGTCAACGCCCGTAAGTACGGGGAGGTGCTCGCCGCCGGCTTGATCGGCACAATCCACCAGTGGACTGCCGGATTGCTCAGCGATCGTGCCTTCCGGTTGCGGGCGCGCGCCGTCGTCGATGTCGTGTTCGACGCCGCTCGGCCCTAATGGCAATCGGCGACTCGGCTCACCGGTAACGGGTAACTCCACCGTCGGGGGAAGGATTTATTCTGACCAGCGGGGGGCTGGGCGCAGGCAGATGACCGTCACACCCGCGATGAGGAAGATGTAGTTACTGATCGGTCGTGGTGGGCGTCAGCGTGGCCCGCCCAGCCGAACGTCTTGTCGATGTGGCAACCTTGGTGCCGCTGTCCGTCGACTACGAGTACATGCATCCCTGGGCAGCGAACCGGCTGTGCTTGACATCGTGTCGACAGCCAGCGTGACTGCGCTGCAATCGTTTACGTCGAGATGAAGGTGCCTGACGCGTCATCGATCGGCTCGGGCGCTTCGTGGGTCATGCCGGGGATGTCGGTGAGCAGGTCGGTGGTCAGCATCGCCTCGTAGCTGGGGATCGCTGCGCAGGAGGGTATCTTCAGCGAGGTTCGTGCCGAACGTGGATCCGATGTCTGACGTGAACCGCGTGGGAACCGACGAGAACCAGTTTTGTGATCGCCTGCGGATCGAGCGCTGCCGCGCGGTAGGCCCGGCTCGACTCCACCGAACGGCATACATGCGCCTCCTTGGACGCTCCATTTATGATCATCGACGTCTTGATAATAGGGACGAGGTTGTTGTGACGCTTTCCCTTTCGTACAACTCCGGCGGAGTCTGTGAGATCACCTTGAACAGACCGGAGGTGCTCAACCGCTTCGACAATCAGTTGCAGATCGATCTTGCCCACGGCATTGGGCATACATTGCGGCGGATCCCCCGGTGAGGGTGGTGGTGCTGGCGTCTACGAGAAAGGCATTTTCCGCTGGGGGGATTTCGAGCTGATGCAGGTTGCTCATGACGATGCCGCCGTCCGCGCGGCGACCGTCGAGGCGGGTCAGAACCTGGTGCAGGCCTTTCTGGCCCTCAAGCAGCCGATCGTGGTAGCCGGCGACGGGGAATGCCCCCTCTGGCCGGCGGCGGAGGGAATGCTGTGGGCTCGACGCTATCTGCTTATCGATGAGCCCGCGGAGACGCTGGTGCGGGCCCGCGAGATCGCTGGTTGCTTTGCCGCGCTGCCTCCGCGCCGCGTCCCGCGAAGGGCGGGCGCCGTCGTTCACCGGTCACTGAATCCGCCGAAACTCGCACTTAATGAGACGGTTCGTACCTATAATCAATTGCCATGTATGACCCGGCGACGGTACCTGATGCGATCGAAGCCCACCGGGTTGCGGTTCCTGCCGGTTTGGGGCTGGTGATGGCGCGACAGAACCCCGCCATGATCACCGCAGTCGTCATGGCTAAACGGCACGGCGTGCTTCCCCGGCGTCATGCTGGCCGGTGTCACCGTCGTGGTGTGGCGGGCCAACCGGTCGACGCCTACTGGTCCAGGACAGGCTGAAGGACAACATCTTTCGTCTCGAGCTGGAGAAGAACATCCGACGTTATGTTGATCGACAACCCGACCTGGCATCCCAGGGCGTGCACCGTTGAAAGGTTCATGATGAAGACGTTTGTGCTGGTCCATGGCGGCATGCATGGTTCGTGGTGCTGGGACCCGATCGTCGGGCCGCTGCGCGCCGCGGGCCATCACGTCACGGCGGTCGACCTGCCTGGCCGGCCCGGAGGTCCGGTGGGCTCGACGGTCGACATGAATTCCTATGTCGAGGTGGTTACAGCAGCTATCGACGCGGCGTCGGGTCCGGTCGTCCTCGCGGTGCACAGCCTCGGCGGCGTCACCGCGAGCCTGGCCGCCGAGTCTCGTGCCGAGTCCATCTCACGACTGGTCTTCGTGAACTCGTTGCTGGTCGACGACGGAGAGACCGCGCTCGGCGCGGTGCTGCGGGGCGGGTCGGAGTGCGTACTCACTCGGGAGGGTGCACTGGTGGCATCTGCAGACGGGTCGACGATCGCGCTGGATTCGCCGGAGACAGGTGTGGATGCCTTCTACAACTGCTGTGATCCCGAGGTCGCCAGGAATGCCGTGGCCAGGCTGGTACCCGAGCCGCTCCCGCCGGTCCTGGAACCGCTCTCGATCACGACGGGTCGATTCGGCGCGGTGCCCAAGACCTACGTAGGCGCTCGCCGAGATCATGTGCTGCCCTGGGCGCTTCAGACGTCAATGGCTGACGCCTACTCGGCCGAGTTCGTCGAGCTCGGCGGCGACCATTCACCGGTTCTGTCGGCAACCGACGACCTGCTGTCCGTGCTCGCCGAGGCGTGATCCGGCCTCGGCGACCCTGCGGGCCGATGAGCCGGGTCAGAGCCCAGCCGGCTGCTGGGGATGCTCCTGGGATCTGAGAAGGCCGACCAGGGCGTCGTTGTGATTCCGGCACGGCCGACCACCAATGCCGACGATGTGCACGGAGGATCGCCGGTGTCGCTGTCAATACCGAGATCGGGTGCGCCACTTCATATGCCGCGGTTGTGCCCGCGCTGGCCACTCACCCCGGCCTTCAGGTGCTCAGTACGTGGCTGCAGTCGTCCGCGACCAACCAGTAGGTGGAACTCAAAGCGGTCCTCGCGAGGGCCCCAGAGCGCGGGTGACGCCGATCGTCTGCACTATCGGACTGATCGAGGACTGGATACGCGGAATGACGAAGGGTGGTGCCGTCTCGCATGCCGCTGTTCGTCACTGGTTCGGCCGGCGGTCGCGCCCGTCACCGGCCAGGGCGAAGGAGCGCGCGTCGCAGCGATGTCCGCCAGGGCGGGCTGCCACTCGGGTGTTCTGTTCTCGGCGATCTGTTCGTGCTCGCCGTTCTTTTACGCCCAGCTCTCTGTCGATAGAACGCGGGCAGTCGACTACGGATGGCGGTTCGATGGCCGGTTACTCGTGACTCACGACCTCGATCCTGGCCACCGGTTACAAGACTCCGAGTCTCGAACTGTCACGAGCCGCAGGCGTGAGTGTCAATCCGACACGCGTTCGGCGTAGCCTCGCAGCCCCCTGTCGGCGACCCACGTCTGATCGCGTTTAGCCCTGATGGCGGCGTAATGCGACGACGAGGCTCTAAACTCGCTGGAGAACCCGACCGCAACGAGGAGAAATCAGTGCCGCAACCTCCGAAGGGCGAGGCGCCAAGGCGACCCAGGGGCCGGCCCCGTCTCGCGATAGACCGCGATGCGGTGGCCGATGCGGTCGCAGCGCTGTTCGCCGAGGGCGGCTACGAGGCGGTGTCCGTTGTCGGCACCGCAGACAAGCTCGGCGTCTCCCGCGCGACGCTGTACCGAACGGTATCCACGAGAGAGGATCTTCTCGGGATCCTGTTCGAACGCAGCACGAGTGATCTCACACAGCGTGCGACGGCACTGATTGCGAGCATCGATGATCCCGCTGAGCGACTTACCGCGATGATCAGGTTGCAGGCCGAGGCCGCGGTGAACATGCGGAGCTACTTGGGTGTGTTTTTCGGTGGCGTGGGTGTGCCCGCAGATGTCTACGCGCGCTGGCATTCCTGGAGTCGCCAGTACGAGAAGTTATGGGTCGGTGTGGTCAGCGACACCATGGAGGTGGGATACCTGGACAAGGGCAATCCTGTGGTCATCGCGAGGCTGATCCTCGGCATGATGATCTGGGTCTCGCGCTGGTATCGCCCCGGGGAGGACATCAGCATCGAAGAGATCGCTGAAACCGCGACTCACCTCGTCCGCGTGGGGCATGCGGCGTCCCCTGCCCAAAGCGCTTCCACTCGCAAGCGAGCCAGAGGTCAACGCTGAGCCAGGCAGCAGGCCGTCGAACCAGGCGCATGCCTGATCTTCCAGACCATCTCGACAATGCTCGGTCTCTTATTGGTGTCACTTGCCGTTTACGGCAAGTCCGGCAGCTTCCACTTGGCGGCGTAGCTGTGTCGACTCGAGCTGGAGAACGGCGTCCGCCGTCAGGTGGTGGACGGCGTCGTCATCGCCACCATCGCGGTGCTGACCGCCGGTGCGACGCTCTAGTGCTGGTGCTTGACGATTCCGCGGATCATGCGTCCGGCGAGCATGTCGTCGTAGGCGACGTTGATATCTTGCAGCTTGTATTCGTTGGTCACTACCTCATCGAGCTTGAGCTTGCCCTGCCGGTACAGGCTGAGCAGACGCGGGATGTCGGCCCGCGGGTTCGCTTCACCGAAAAGGCTTCCTAGCAAACGCTTTTGAAATAGAGTAAACATGGCCAGCGGTATAGTGGGGGAGATGTCGGAGAACGGCGCGAGGGCCGTGAGGACCACCGCGCCCGCCTTCCGCACGAGGTCCAGAGATGCGCCGATCATCGGCCCTTCGACCCGCCCGACGGTCAGAATCGCCGAGTCGGCCATCACGCCGCGAGTGAGCTCGCGAGCTGTCTCGGCAGCGTCGGCGAAGCTGGTGGCAAAATGCGTCGCGCCGAGTGACAGCGCCTTGTCGCGTTTGTCCGCGACAAGGTCGACGGCAATGATGTTCTCCGCACCGGCGATGGCCGCGCCCTGAATCGCGCCCGCGCCGATGCCGCCGACGCCGATCACCACCACGGTGTCGCCGGGTGCGACAGCGGCGGTGTTGACGGCCGAGCCCCAGCCCGTGGTGACACCACACCCGATCAGACAGGCGCGCGTCAGGTCGTGGTCATCGTCGATCTTGACCAGTGATGCTTCCGGAACCGTGCCGTAGGGAGCGAAGGTGCCCAGCAAGCTCAACGCGCCGATATCCTGGCCGCGAGCATGCCTGCGGAACGTGCCGTCGAGGTTGGGGCCGGCCATGATGAGGGCGCCCATATCGCAGAGGTTCTGCCGTCCCGTCGAACACCATCGGCAGCGCCCGCATGCCGGGATGAAGGACCCGACCACGTGGTCACCGGGCTTGAGCGTCGTCACCCCGGGCCCGACCTCCTCGACGATGCCGGCGCCTTCGTGCCCCCCGACCGTCGGCATCATGGCGGGGGCCTCGCCGGCCCGCGGATGATGATCGGAATGACACAATCCGGTCGCCTGCCAGGCAACCAGCACCTCACCAGCGCGGGGGCCGTCCAGCTCCACTTCCTCAATGCTCCAGTCCTGGTGCGGGCCCCACAGTACTGCGGCATCCATCAGCATCGTTGTCCTCGTTCCGTTGAAAGGGGATGGTGTTCGCCTGCGAAGTTCGATCCGATCGGGGCGGTCCGCTTGGCGAAAGGGGTCAAATCCCAGTGGGCCCAGTCAATCGCCGTGCCCGCTGCGCCGCCGTGCGCGTCATACGTAATTTTGAAAGATATAGTATCAATA includes:
- a CDS encoding NHL repeat-containing protein; translated protein: MSRYTVRMNVSGRPDRRDIAPEVDLRGGWSPEVWLGAPAPGGLALPPAAPTMAWMYSPRGVFLGENLVVVADSGNHRVLIWHGIPSDDEQPADVVLGQPDGTTEGRAANGRGPERGMNLPTGVLVHQGRLIVADAWHHRILVWDEVPMLSDTPPDHVLGQPDSSSVAPNRAGECSASTFYWPFGIAVVGTRFWVADTGNRRVLGWHGGIPDPGCPADIVLGQPDGTQREENRGGAAGPASFRWPHDIAGDGDQLLVADAGDHRILGWSPHPEADRPADIVVGQPDFSSVTEWPYGPHTGDRFRFPYAIGLDGRRLAIADTANNRILLWDGVPADGRAADHVLAQPDFASNGENRWTSVKPDTLCWPYGISLRGDRLAVADSGNNRVMIWRRS
- a CDS encoding alpha/beta fold hydrolase — encoded protein: MMKTFVLVHGGMHGSWCWDPIVGPLRAAGHHVTAVDLPGRPGGPVGSTVDMNSYVEVVTAAIDAASGPVVLAVHSLGGVTASLAAESRAESISRLVFVNSLLVDDGETALGAVLRGGSECVLTREGALVASADGSTIALDSPETGVDAFYNCCDPEVARNAVARLVPEPLPPVLEPLSITTGRFGAVPKTYVGARRDHVLPWALQTSMADAYSAEFVELGGDHSPVLSATDDLLSVLAEA
- a CDS encoding NDMA-dependent alcohol dehydrogenase, encoding MLMDAAVLWGPHQDWSIEEVELDGPRAGEVLVAWQATGLCHSDHHPRAGEAPAMMPTVGGHEGAGIVEEVGPGVTTLKPGDHVVGSFIPACGRCRWCSTGRQNLCDMGALIMAGPNLDGTFRRHARGQDIGALSLLGTFAPYGTVPEASLVKIDDDHDLTRACLIGCGVTTGWGSAVNTAAVAPGDTVVVIGVGGIGAGAIQGAAIAGAENIIAVDLVADKRDKALSLGATHFATSFADAAETARELTRGVMADSAILTVGRVEGPMIGASLDLVRKAGAVVLTALAPFSDISPTIPLAMFTLFQKRLLGSLFGEANPRADIPRLLSLYRQGKLKLDEVVTNEYKLQDINVAYDDMLAGRMIRGIVKHQH
- a CDS encoding TetR/AcrR family transcriptional regulator → MADAVAALFAEGGYEAVSVVGTADKLGVSRATLYRTVSTREDLLGILFERSTSDLTQRATALIASIDDPAERLTAMIRLQAEAAVNMRSYLGVFFGGVGVPADVYARWHSWSRQYEKLWVGVVSDTMEVGYLDKGNPVVIARLILGMMIWVSRWYRPGEDISIEEIAETATHLVRVGHAASPAQSASTRKRARGQR
- a CDS encoding PaaI family thioesterase, yielding MAKGLNLKCTHVEAGRATFVLDGDDWFINFNGAVNGGIVIACADYTFGLVATTLLDPQTVPATATFTSDFLRPAIPPITFHASVDRIGRTMAFISVRVTDRNGKTCNEVRGTMIVDGSSRTAAVPGMVSSIEVE
- a CDS encoding TetR/AcrR family transcriptional regulator; this encodes MAKDKPATGLRERSKQLRIDRIVDAALEILRENPDENLTLDRVAARAEVAPMTVFNLIGNRDQLWNAMTDRALKSLEPSSVAITDPRERAYAIVEEVVRVLRSDPDVFRQLLAGWSQSGRVLQHDPTAALIDCLHQALREGTAKPGVNARKYGEVLAAGLIGTIHQWTAGLLSDRAFRLRARAVVDVVFDAARP
- a CDS encoding NifU family protein, with translation MTTVAEHSTAGGVDEPEFEKLAKRVDDAMRALAGLDPMSRAIAEEVKASVEAIHRAGLVSIVRRLKADEATRAALFELVDDPVVHLLLSIHEIVRPDPMTLANRVLAQVRPQLQSHGGDVALVRVEDGTAFVRLEGACNGCSMSSVTLRTLVEGALTEGVPGVHLVEVLPNEPSPTLISVESLTIGLNPANEGWVRVGPVADVPDGNITATSLTADSGAYAEVVLVNVGNRITAYRNECAHEALPLDNAVLDVSNGTLTCPWHGFCYDATSGECLTAPGAQLEQLPLRVDDADVWVRVGRG